The nucleotide window ATCTTGTTCACCGCCCAGGTGGCCATGTAGGTGGCGAAGGACTCGTTCAGCCACAGGTCCGACCACCAGGCCATGGTCGCCAAGTTGCCGAACCACTGATGGGCCAGCtcgtgcgccaccaccatcgcgACCCGCTCTTTCTGCATggcgctcgcctcctccgaGGCCAGTAGTGTCTGCTCGCGGAACGTGATGCAGCCCCAGTTCTCCATAGCCCCAAAGGCAAAGTTGGGCAATGTGATGAGGTCAAGCTTTGGAAAGACGTACGGAAACTGGAAGCACTCCTCGTAGAGCGGCAGCACTCGCGCGgccaccgtcagcgcgaATCGTGCTTGCTCAATCTTGCCGCGTGGGGTAACGGCACGGATGACGACGGGGGAGGACGATGCCAGTTCACCACCCTGACCAgccactgcggcagcgctccgtggcaccaccacctccgtcgTCTCTAGCTCCCCAATCACCCAGGCGACGACGTAGGTGGACATGGCTATGACAGGGCGGAATTCCCAGCGCGCAAGCCCgtccggcagctgcaccaccttgCGCGGTACGTCGTTGCTCCACACCTGCAGCTTCGCAGGGACGGTTATGTCGAGGGCAAATGTAGCTTTGGCAGCAGGCTCATCCCAGCAGGGGAAGACACGGCGCGCCTCCGCTGGGCACATCTGTGTCGCCCCCACATACGACGTGACGCCTTCGTACGTATACTGGCTACGGTAGAAAGCGAAGAGATTGTCGCCGATGGCCGCCGTGTAGCGAAACCGCAGCTGAGCGGCATCAGTTACTGGCCGATCGACCTGCACAGATATGCGCTGGTCCGCCGTCGACTCCGTGATGCTCTGCACAGTCCGTGGAGCATCGttgccgccatcgccgacgaTAGCGCGCACTGAAACATCAGAAAACGTTAGTCCCACTGCATTCAGCACGAAGGTGCTTGTGGGCTCAGTGATATGCACGTCGATGACCACCTCAGCTGAGAAGGTGGCGTGATCGAGATCTGGACAGAGGGCAATGTGGTAGTGCGTCGGTCGGACACTGCTCGGTAGAACGTGGCGAGCGGCGGCCATTACAGACACCGGAAGGAGAacacggggggagggggaaaacaACGCACAAGTTCAAGGAGCAGTGCCGGTGTCCTCAGGGATCCCTCTGTGCTTGGGTGCTGGGGCGATATACAGAAGAGGCTGCCCTGAGTAAGACCACAACGGggaacacacacaggcactgCAGAGAGAAGGATAAGAGAAAGGGAGTCCAACGCACGTTTGCCTGGGCGGTAACGTGCGggggtgttggtggtggtggaggagggggagggggggggccttCGCTGAGGTGCGCAcacagaaggagagagaaagacagaggcgcatgcacacccacacaactGTTGGTGCGCAGACGGTGAATACTCGCACACGAGAGCCACGGAAGGGAGAGCGCGAAAGATGGAGACGCAAACCACACGGAAGAGTCACCGGCAAACGCCCCGACGAAGGCATCCTCGCACGAGGCACCGTGACGCACGTTTTCTCCACTTCCCTTGCGCATCCCAGAGCACGCTGCCTGTCGCAGTACCCCAAGGCAGCGGAAGCAGCATCAATGCGCCACGGGCACTTTCCATTCCGTCTTTGGTCCACCACCGACCCAACGCTGAAGCGCtgcggagagggggagacacacacacacacgaggaggcACACATGCGATCGTTGATTTCATGCGCTCGAGGTAGATGCCATAACATGCAGAAGAGGAAGGCAGAGCACGAGCCAGTAAGCAACACACATACTTGAAACAAagtcacggccgccgccgtcgttcTTCGCTCGAGCGCTGTCATGTGTACAGCTCCGTGTCATTCCGCAGTATGGCATCGACGGCGTCAGAAAGGTGAATAAGCTCGGCGACGCGGTTGAGGCCCACCATGCGGATCTTGATGACGTGCTCGAACGGGATGTCGATCTGGAACGCGTTCTGCGGAGCGACGATATTGTCGCCATCCGTCACAAAGTACGAGTAGAGGCCTTGCAAAAGATGGAGGTGAGAGGCGACGAGCACTGGGGTGGTGCTGGCTTGGATGTCATGGATGTGAGGCTCGAGTCGCGAGTTAAATACTTGGTGAATGCACTCGCCATTCGGCCACGCTGTATAGTACGGGTCCGCCTTCATGGACTGCAACGTGTTTGGCATGGTTCGCAGGACGTCAGACAGCAGCTGCCCTTCGCAGTCGCCGTGATTGATGTCGTCCAGGGTAGGGAAGTACAAGACGCGACAGCGCAGAGAAGGTTTTCCTTCCGCCTGCTCCGAGGCGGTGTTCGCAGTGGATTGGCACTTGATGGACTCCTCGGCAAAGTAGTGCACCGTCTGCGTGCACCGCTTCGCGCAGCTCGTCATGACGGTCAAGGCCGTCGTTGACGGAATTTCCTTTTCAAAGTATTCAAAGAGGGCACGACTGTAGGCACGGCCCCGCGCGGTGAGGCGCGAGTTCCCACCGATGCGGTCGCTCAGCAAGTCCACGTACTCACCGGCGCGGGTGAGGTACAAGTTCATGGGGGTTTGACTGAGGTTGTGCAGCATGAAGGCGAGCCGACTCGGCATCCAGCCGGTGATCATGTTCAGCGAGTACGTCTGGGTATCCTCAATACGAATGTAGGGCATGTCGCAGTCCGTGATAGGATTGAGTGTCTTGTACACCGCCTCGTGTTGCTTGATGACCTCGTAATAGCGGTCCACGAAGTCCTCCGGCGTGTTCGGGAACATCTCCTTGGCGAGCAGGATGTTGCGGTGGATCGTCTCACTGTTGTTATTCACCAGCTCCACAAAGACGACGCGCGTCATGTTTATGAGGCGCGTGTCGCGAATCGCGCGCAGCAGGTACTGCCGCCGTGCATGTGTCGTCTGCGTGCCGTCAAGGATGGCAACACCGCTGGTCCTGCAAATGTAGGTGGTGAGGTCGTGCGCCAGCTCCTTGGAGATTCGAAACTCAAGTTCCGTCGCGCCAGTCGGCGATGACACGTTGACGTCTCTGCCCGTCCGGTCCGTCATGGCACGCTCgacacgacggcggcacgcCTGATGCGAGAAGATCTTGCACGTCAGCCCGTTCCACTGGAAGTAGCGCCGGATTTGCTCCGCCACATACGTCTTGCCACGCCCGGGGAGTCCGACCATAATGACAATGAGCGACCCAAGCATGGGCTGCGGGACGGCGGAGAAGTCTAGCTGGTGCATCGACACAGGTGTGGACTCGAAGGAGGACGGCTTCCCGGTGAAGGAGGCGGGCACGGCGTTGTCCCCCATGTCAAAGTAGCCAGACAGCACCTGCGCAACGTCGCCGAAGCCGTTCTCCTCCGCTACCTCAAGAGGGGTGTTGCCGTCGCggtccagcagcgacgcgtcTGCGCCGAATTCAAGGAGCACCGTAACCACTGAGAGGCGACCGTTCATGCAGGCAATATGCAGCAGTGTACGGCCATCGTAGTCGCGACTGTTGGGATCTGCGCCGCCGGTGAGTAGGATTCGGGCACCCACGGCGTCGCCAGAGGCCGCCAGTTGGCATAGCTCCACTGTGAGCATGTGCAGCACAACGGGGTCGATGACGTCTTCGGTGGTGAGGTTATGTTGCCCAACCGAGTCAGGATCGACGACTTTGCTCTCGCttgcctccagcgcctcgagATGCTTGTCAATCCGCGCAATCTCCTCCTGGATCATGGCCATGCGTTGAAAGGATATGGGTTTCAGGCGCCGCCTCCTGGAGGCCTCGGCGCTACCGAAGAGCTGCGGGGCCAACGCCGAACTTGCGGTCGCCACCCCCGGTGTTGGTGAGGCCTCGGACATCGCTACGCGCACCTGCACTCTTGTGTCGAGTAAatgtgtatgcgcgtgtgtcacGCACACCGCTAGGAAGGGCAGAGCGAAGAGCAGGGAAGGAGATAAAGGGGAGAGGTGAGTGGGGGGCGGGCGCAGGGTGGTCACTGCCGTGCCCGTGGCGGCGAAAAGACACGTGTCTTTTGAACAGAGTGGCCCGTGGAGGAAGGTGTGCGGGCCACCGAGGGAAGAGTAGCCACCCATCACCGCGCGTGGCGCCCTGGGAGACGGAGCGCGCTACCTCGCGTTTAGATCGAGACGTAAGCCGCTGCTTCTTTTGATGGGAGAGGCGGTCGAAGGGCAATTTCGGGCCGACATGAGCAGCGCCatgcgccggtgctgcgagAGTGGCTCTTCCTTGCATGAACTCCACCACAGTGTTCCCTCACCACTAAGCCAGCCAGCTACGCGTTGAGCAGTTTCAAAGCGGTCGAGACTAGCGCTCATGTGGAGCTGCTTCAGGTGTGATCGGAAGCTGAAGAAAGAATGGTGACGTTACGCCAGCGGTGCGCTGGGCATTCTTCGTTGCTGGCAAACGGAAGACGACGCAGCCTTGCCAACACACTTCCCACCGAAGGCAATGCGCGCCGCAAAGGACGTGGCATGTGGGTGACGAAGACTGTCGTCTCCGGTAAAACCAGCAACTTGGACAGCGCTGCatccctcgccctctccacCCAATTCACCCGCTATCACCTCTCCTCTTGCATCAGCTTTTCCCCGGTGATACACACACGCTAACAGCACGAAGGAGAGGTGGAAGAACTGGACCGCACGTGCCCTACGATACGTTCAGCGCGGCCTTGAACCCCTCGAGAGTGTTCTCGAGGAGCATGGCAATTGTCATGGGGCCAACACCACCGGGCACCGGTGAGATCCacgctgcgcgcgcggcagccTCCTCGAAGCAGACGTCACCGACAAGACGATAGCCCTCCTTTTTCGATGGGTCCGTTACGGGCGTCGTGCCGACATCCACAACGGCGGCCCCCTCCTTGATCCACTCCCCCTTGACGTA belongs to Leishmania mexicana MHOM/GT/2001/U1103 complete genome, chromosome 26 and includes:
- a CDS encoding 6-phosphofructo-2-kinase/fructose-2,6-biphosphatase-1-like protein, with the translated sequence MSEASPTPGVATASSALAPQLFGSAEASRRRRLKPISFQRMAMIQEEIARIDKHLEALEASESKVVDPDSVGQHNLTTEDVIDPVVLHMLTVELCQLAASGDAVGARILLTGGADPNSRDYDGRTLLHIACMNGRLSVVTVLLEFGADASLLDRDGNTPLEVAEENGFGDVAQVLSGYFDMGDNAVPASFTGKPSSFESTPVSMHQLDFSAVPQPMLGSLIVIMVGLPGRGKTYVAEQIRRYFQWNGLTCKIFSHQACRRRVERAMTDRTGRDVNVSSPTGATELEFRISKELAHDLTTYICRTSGVAILDGTQTTHARRQYLLRAIRDTRLINMTRVVFVELVNNNSETIHRNILLAKEMFPNTPEDFVDRYYEVIKQHEAVYKTLNPITDCDMPYIRIEDTQTYSLNMITGWMPSRLAFMLHNLSQTPMNLYLTRAGEYVDLLSDRIGGNSRLTARGRAYSRALFEYFEKEIPSTTALTVMTSCAKRCTQTVHYFAEESIKCQSTANTASEQAEGKPSLRCRVLYFPTLDDINHGDCEGQLLSDVLRTMPNTLQSMKADPYYTAWPNGECIHQVFNSRLEPHIHDIQASTTPVLVASHLHLLQGLYSYFVTDGDNIVAPQNAFQIDIPFEHVIKIRMVGLNRVAELIHLSDAVDAILRNDTELYT